Part of the Nitrososphaerales archaeon genome, AATTGTTACCCGCAGCAGCAGGTTATGATAGAGCAACAACCATGTTCTCTCCCGACGGTAGGTTATACCAAGTGGAGTATGCAATTGAAACTGTCAGGAGGGGTACCTTAGCTCTTGGAATAAAGGCCAAGGACGGTGTAGTTCTAGCTGTTGAAGAAAAGGCAAGGAAATTGCAAAGTACATCTCTAACCCAGAAGATATTTCAGATAGACGATCATATCGGCGTCGCAGCTGCTGGTTACATACCTGACGCAAGGATACAGGTAGATCACGCAAGATTTGCAGCCCAGAGTAATCGCTTAATCTATGATGAGTCTATTGATGTGGAGGGTATAGCCAAGGGACTTGCTGATCTTGCACAGCAATTCACACAGTACGCCGGTGTAAGGCCGTTCGGTGTTGCATTGATAATTGCTGGTGTTGATAAAAACGGTTGCAATATTTACTTTACTGACCCAAGTGGTACATACATAGGGTTCGATGCAGTTGCAATAGGAGGAGGACATGACCAGGTAACAGAATTTCTAGAAAAGCATTACAGTAAGGATATTTCGCTTGAAGAAGCTTGTGTTCTGGCAGCAAAGTCGATATACCTTGTAAGTGAAGACAAGGTGGGAACCAAACACATAAAGATTGCGGTAATAGATACGAAGGATAAGAAGATGCGAAGAATCGAGGATGAAGAAATAGAAAAGTATGCTGCCAAGGCTAGAGAACAGAAAAGCTAGATCGATTGCAAGGCATAAAGTATTTTGTTATATCTTGCGGCAAGATCCTCGATTTCTTTCTTTGTTCTACCAATCTGGGTTCTTAAATTCGGTTTCCTTGCGTTGTATATGTTCGCTATAAGCTCTGCT contains:
- the psmA gene encoding archaeal proteasome endopeptidase complex subunit alpha, whose translation is MLPAAAGYDRATTMFSPDGRLYQVEYAIETVRRGTLALGIKAKDGVVLAVEEKARKLQSTSLTQKIFQIDDHIGVAAAGYIPDARIQVDHARFAAQSNRLIYDESIDVEGIAKGLADLAQQFTQYAGVRPFGVALIIAGVDKNGCNIYFTDPSGTYIGFDAVAIGGGHDQVTEFLEKHYSKDISLEEACVLAAKSIYLVSEDKVGTKHIKIAVIDTKDKKMRRIEDEEIEKYAAKAREQKS